AGGGACGCGTTACTTAGGGGGCAGAGATTTCGTCCTTTTTTATTCGTTGATACCGTCGCTAATGGTAAGTGAGAAATTTAACATTCCATAGACACAACCAGAATCTCAAAAATTCTTGCTGCGCAATCACACTTTCACGATTGCATATGAAGGTTCTAACACCCTGCAAATGAAAGGAACGTAATGGGCTTATATTTTTCACATTTCGTTAATGATAAATTAAGAAACTATGTCTACCTTTGAGATCCattcggttttctttttcaattacctatttattttaatgatgtTAATTTCGTAAAGGTAAAtgattgcaaaagaaaaaaatatatatccGATAAATGAATAGTCTTAAAAATAATGCGAGTTTGCAACAGTGCAAGAATTATATCTTTTTtcttaatataaaatattttcggAAAAAATCGCAATAAAAACATTGACGGCAACGGCCAAATTGAAATTGCTCCATTGCTATTTGTAAACAATGGCTGCATGACGTTGTCAAAGCTGACAGCTGAGAGCAGCAACCGGTTCAGTTTTGCAACCGGTTCAAGCAGAAGAACGGAGCGAGCAAGATGAGAACAGTACGGTGACAGAGAGAGAACCAGCAGTTCGCCCGGCATGACATGTTCGCCATGTCAGTGAGTTTATCGCGTGCTCGCACGTTCAATGTGAAAAAGTAGGAATAATCAATACGCACGGTGAAAAAAGCTTCACACAGCAGATAGTGCAACAACAGTGCCGTGAAACGTGAGTGCGGTGTTAGTTTACTTTCGGGAACAAATGATTTATCTTCCATCGTTAGTGTTCATCATTTCGTTGCAGTAGCTGCCGACAGCAGACGGAACCTCGGCAGCAAGCGGTGCTTGTGAGCGAATGCGCGCTCGTGCGTGTTGGTGTGCGTGACAGTAGAAAAATGCCTCACACGGGAACAACTTCACCTTCGATGCGCCGTACGGAACATAGCGATAGTGAAAATTCTGATGTAGAGGATGCCGTGACGCTGAACGCACAGACCGGCATGAAAGACTACagtgaaacgaaaaatgaTTCTGATCATTCTCTAAACGATGGCAGGTCCAGTAGTAGCGATGGGAATAGTTCCTTCGTTGGCAAAATTCGTTCGAACTTCTCGGGCATGTTGTCCGTATTGTTACCACCGGTGCGTCAACGCAAACAAAGCGGTAGGTTGACACAGGACCAACAGCCATCAGAGCCACACTCCAACCCGAACAACAATTTAGATGAGCAGAATGAAGAACGGGTTTCAATCGATTTAAGGAAGCGACCACATTCTCCAAACTCGGCTGATACCGATGTCGTCATTAGCGATAACCGCACTTACGAAATGATCAGAAAACGACCCCGACTGCGTGAAACATGGAACGCTAACGAAGAGGAACGCTCACGCCCTTCATCCGCCACACTCAGAACAAGAACGTCCAACGCGTCCAACACAAGCCAACGTCTACGTGGATTGATGAGCAGTAACTCAGCCTATATCAGACGAATGCAACAGTCGCGCAGTGGATATGCCCACAATACGCTTTTCGGTTCCTCGCATCTTAAATCCACCAAAGACAGGAACGATTCGGTCGCGTCTTCACGGCGTCCATCCTTTAACATTTCCGTGGCCAAGATGTCAAAATCGATGAGTAATGGTTGGATTCCGCCGGAGTACGGTGGATCACCGTTTTACGAAGGCTTTACCCGATTCGGAGGTGCATCTTCTGCACGAACGTTAGCTACCCAAGGTCCATCGCGTCCGGCCGTTACTGTACTGGTGAAAAAGTCGCACCCAGTCGGCAAAGCGCAATCGCTCCCAGATGCACAGAAGGAAGCAAAGCCGGAAACATATGCATCCGCAATGTCTTTCCCTGCGCGACGAATTCTTGAATTAGTGGACGAATATGCCGCGAAAAGTTCATCATCGAAACGGGAAAAGATTGCTTCATACCCCGACATACGCAAACCACGGACACTGCAAATGCTGAATCTAATACGCTCGCAACAGACGGAACGTTCGGAAAACACTACACAGCCGTCTGAGCCACCAACAGCATCCTTAATGGAGTATACGCTTCCATCGCACGTCGATAGCCCGACCAACCCGACGCGTCAAGAAGAACCCAAATCAACCGGTGGCAAGCAGATGACGAAAAAGACCCGCCTGCACGCGGACCCGATAAAGGAACGAGATGTGGACACGGTGGAACCGATTCAGCTGCCAAATTTGAAGCTACCCCTACTGATTGAGGGACTGCCTAAGTTCGATTTTATCGTGCCGATGAAAGGACCATTACTTTCGGCGGATAAGGAGGAGGGACTGAAAAATACCAAGGGTATCAATGGAAACAAGCTGCTCGCAAATGATGAGAATAAGCAACGAGGTGAATTGGAAAGGAACACACCGACACCTACAACATTTTCGGAGATTCGTTCGTTTGGATTTACATCACCGATACCGCTTAATAGCCTACTTCAAGTCACCGATGTTGTCTCTGCTGTTCCGGACTCATCTGCACAGGAAACTTCCATTTCCTTGTTCCGTGAGATGACCACGTTTGTATTTGAGTCGCCTACACTGCTGAATGATTCATCTCAAATCACCAATGCAGGTCCCACAAAGTACAATGAGTTTCCATCTTTACCTCGCGAAAAGCCAACGTTTGTGTTTGCCTCGACTATAGTGCTTGGTAACTCCTCTGGGCCGGTTCCAGCAGCGACCATGTCGTTCAAATTTGCTGCCCCGAAACAATTGGAAGTTCTGGACGCACCGAAGGTACGTTCATTCCAGGATCTGATGGCCGAATCTGCCGCCAAATGGTCGTGTGATGTTTGCATGATCCGTAACGAACCACACCAGCAGAAGTGCATTGCGTGTGAAAGCCCCAAGCCGTTGAAAGTTCCGGACGCACCGAAGGTACGTTCATTTCAGGATCTGATGGCGGAATCTGCCGCCAAATGGGCGTGTGATGTTTGTATGATCCGTAACGAACCACATCAGCAGAAGTGCATTGCGTGTGAAACCCCCAAGCCAGTGAAGGTTCCGGATGCCCCGAAGGTTCGTTCATTCCAGGATCTTGTGGCGGAATCTGCCACCAAATGGTCGTGTGATGTTTGCATGATCCGCAATGAACCACACCAGCAGAAGTGCATTGCGTGTGAAAGCCCCAAACCATTGGAAGTTCCGGACGCACCAAAGGTACGTTCATTCCAGGATCTGATGGCGGAATCTGCCACCAAATGGGCGTGTGATGTTTGTATGATCCGTAACGAACCAAACCAGCAGAAGTGCATTGCATGCGAAAGTCCCAAGCCAGCTACGCAGCCAGTGAAGAACAAAGAAGCGTTTCTTCCAGCTGGTACCAGCATCACCAATACCGCAACATCCGGCAGCTTTGCTGCGATTGTCAACACGCAGTCTAGTCGCTGGGAATGTGAGGCCTGCAGCGTACGGAACGATCCCACGGCAACGGTTTGTGTTTGCTGTGCAACGGAAAAACCGTGCGGGAAAACGGTATAGAAAATGATTAGGATGAAAGGTTCATAGGAGGGAGCATAAAGTAAGTAGGCAGGGGTAGTAGGTATGCTGGCGAAGGATTGAAGAATCAGTTTCTCAATAACACACATTACCGCTTGAGGATTAACATTATTCAGTTCGCCATATGATGGATTATAATattggattgttttgtttttggttttggggaGGGAAAAACCCATCATTTCGCACCTTTTCATGCTAATTGAGAATGATTAGCCATCCCAAGAGTGCTGCAAGAAGCGAAGGCATTGATAGATAAAAGTATCAGTACAGGACAGTCAAACAAATGCTTCAACATGTTTGAAGATATGCGCAACCTTGAAGGTCCCAGTAAAACGAATGAGAGGGTACGATAAATACTTCCAAAGCAAAAATAGTACGGCAAATAGATTACACACACATCGTTCAAACATCGCACCAATTGTTCCCGAGTGGGTTGGTTTTGCAGGATGTTggaatagaaatgaaattgaagACAGAATTCATAGAATGCAACATAGGTAAATAAATACGAAAAGACATAATTATGTTTGACGATTGAACAGGAAGGGGCCGTAGATGGTTCGTTGTTAAAGCATGACAAAgagaggtgttttttttttcattacattGCATTTATCTATCGAAAATAGGACATACTGGATACACTAGACGCTTATACATTTAACTGAAAATTTACATGCATTCTTAACGACTTGCCCTTTCGTTATTTACGTTAGGTTCATTACAGATTGATCATTTTGATATTGAATTCAAATGGAAATAAGTAAAACGTCGTAATCGTTGTGGTCTGTGGATTTGGTGTTATAAAATCAGAATATGTTAATAAAcacatcatcaaacaaaaactgacaCCATTTTATATTTCGTTTGTGAAAGATAGTACAATTATCCCTTTCAGGGTTCGTCCTCATTTTTTGTGTGATAATTTTCCTAGCATCCTAAAAATCGACATTAAAAATGTACTGATGGGGGGACGATCCCCCCATTAATCGTCCATTTGCCATTATTTTTGATCGCCGAGCTTGAAAAAGCGACAATTTTGTGGTGTGAAACATTTGTCCCTATGTTTCGGTTTTCcacaacacattcacacacagcacacgcTTATCGATTTCCTTGCTGTTGATTTAAACAACACGATGGCCAAAGCCAAAGGGAACACGCTAGAAAACCACTCGACCACTACCTacgtgaaagaaaaacacagctCCAGCAACGAAACCACTGCTGCTACACAAACGTTGGAGGAGCTTTTTTGGGAGTGGTGGCTCTCGGCTCTCGGTATGTCCGCTGTGTGGTGATGACCATTTCCATCACCTTTAAGTGCCGGTTGGCTGGCTGGTGGGAGAAGGGAGGGGACTCTAGGAAGGAAGGGAATAGAAAAACCATGTTTCCACACACACGGTTCGCTCTCAACGCCATGTATACCGATGCGTTCTCGCTTTTCCACACTCGTAACAGCGTTAAATCATTCGACAGCCGAGACAACGAGAACCCGGTTGGTAACTTTCCCATCCAGTGTGTGTCGAGTCTTGTCTGCCTTCCGCTGGCACAAAATTCACTTTTCTACACGAACATAATCTGGCCGTGtgtggttgggttttttgtttgtttgtttgtttgtttgtgtagcaTACAAGACGAGAAGAATCTACAGCAGCTATGGGAAGTTCTCGGAGTAGGGATGCGGCATTAGTTATGTTGGCCTTTGCTCGATTCGTTTTGCTGTTCGACGTTCGCGAGGTAGTGTGCCCTGCGCTGGGGATTGTGCTTTTTCTTTGCAGGACTGTTTCAACTCTGCTCTCTTCCTGCTGCTGGATGTTTGGTGAAAGGGGTTGAAATCCCATTAAAAGCTGCTTTAAGCAGAGTTTCATAACCACGCTGCTGAACAAACTGAAACACCAACTGTTCCGACCACCAACGTCCACCCCGGATGCGGGGGGTTGGATATAACGTAGCGCATCGAAATGATGACGGATGAGCAATAGAACCGAAGGACAACAACGACTTCATTCGgctatgaaataaatttaagcTAGTGGAAGACAAAGCTCAACTTTACACACAGTAGAGGCCAACCATCCAGAGGTTTCGGAAGCCTTACGACATTTCTGAGTCTCTCACtacaaatgaaattaaatttcatgtCTTTGGGACACGACTGCAGTAGTGCCGGGACAGCTTCCCAGGCTGGCAGATGACTCACACTCCGACCTGGAACCAGTTTTACAACATTTGCCGCACCACACTATCTATGCATAA
The Anopheles moucheti chromosome 2, idAnoMoucSN_F20_07, whole genome shotgun sequence genome window above contains:
- the LOC128310210 gene encoding nuclear pore complex protein Nup153, translating into MPHTGTTSPSMRRTEHSDSENSDVEDAVTLNAQTGMKDYSETKNDSDHSLNDGRSSSSDGNSSFVGKIRSNFSGMLSVLLPPVRQRKQSGRLTQDQQPSEPHSNPNNNLDEQNEERVSIDLRKRPHSPNSADTDVVISDNRTYEMIRKRPRLRETWNANEEERSRPSSATLRTRTSNASNTSQRLRGLMSSNSAYIRRMQQSRSGYAHNTLFGSSHLKSTKDRNDSVASSRRPSFNISVAKMSKSMSNGWIPPEYGGSPFYEGFTRFGGASSARTLATQGPSRPAVTVLVKKSHPVGKAQSLPDAQKEAKPETYASAMSFPARRILELVDEYAAKSSSSKREKIASYPDIRKPRTLQMLNLIRSQQTERSENTTQPSEPPTASLMEYTLPSHVDSPTNPTRQEEPKSTGGKQMTKKTRLHADPIKERDVDTVEPIQLPNLKLPLLIEGLPKFDFIVPMKGPLLSADKEEGLKNTKGINGNKLLANDENKQRGELERNTPTPTTFSEIRSFGFTSPIPLNSLLQVTDVVSAVPDSSAQETSISLFREMTTFVFESPTLLNDSSQITNAGPTKYNEFPSLPREKPTFVFASTIVLGNSSGPVPAATMSFKFAAPKQLEVLDAPKVRSFQDLMAESAAKWSCDVCMIRNEPHQQKCIACESPKPLKVPDAPKVRSFQDLMAESAAKWACDVCMIRNEPHQQKCIACETPKPVKVPDAPKVRSFQDLVAESATKWSCDVCMIRNEPHQQKCIACESPKPLEVPDAPKVRSFQDLMAESATKWACDVCMIRNEPNQQKCIACESPKPATQPVKNKEAFLPAGTSITNTATSGSFAAIVNTQSSRWECEACSVRNDPTATVCVCCATEKPCGKTV